A single region of the Vicia villosa cultivar HV-30 ecotype Madison, WI linkage group LG4, Vvil1.0, whole genome shotgun sequence genome encodes:
- the LOC131600131 gene encoding MDIS1-interacting receptor like kinase 2-like, producing MFQKMKLLSMHCLFLFFYMFVMATTPHVSAKIQRSEANAMLKWKESFDNQSKALLSSWIGNNPCSSWKGITCDNESTSIYKINLTNIGVRGTLQLLNFSSLPKVRNIVLKNNSFYGGVPSHIEVMSNLKILDLSNNKFSGRIPHSIGNLVNLDTLFLYGNEFSGPIPSTIGNLTKLVKLSLFANQLSGKIPKEMNNLTNLELLQFSDNKFIGHLPDDVCLGGKLSHFCATINQFTGRVPKSLRNCSTLKRVRLEQNLLTGNLADMFGVYPNLDYMGLSGNNFYGHISPNWGKCKNLTSLKIANNNLTGSIPPELAEATNLHVLDLSSNQLIGEIPKELGNLSSLIQLLISNNHLSGQVPIQIASLRELATLDLATNNLSGFIPEQLGWLPMLLNLNLSNNKFEGNIPLESGQLQVIENLDLSANFLDGTIPSMLGQLKHLETLNVSHNNLSGEIPFIYGDMLGLTVVDISYNQLEGPIPSIPAFRKASIEALRNNKGLCGNVSGLRPCSTSSGKVHGHKPNKLLMVVLPLTLGTLLLVLFVYWLSYRPFRASITEEYSGREVLDTNNLFTIWSFDGKMVYENIIEATGDFDNKYLLGVGGHGSVYKAELPTGQVVAVKKLHQIQNEEMTNLKTFASEIKALTKIRHRNIVKLYGFCLHAQHTFLVYEFLEMGSMDKILKDDEQASIFDWTKRLNVIKDVANALCYMHHNCSPSIVHRDISSKNIVLDLKYVAHVSDFGTAKFLNPDSSNWTYFVGTFGYAAPELAYTMEVNERCDVYSFGVLTLEILFGKHPGDIVSTLLQSNGISSTIDVMLLMDKLDQRLPSPTNDTEKEVISIVRLATFCLNKIPRTRPTMEQVCKEFVM from the exons ATGTTTCAGAAAATGAAGCTTTTATCAATGCATTGTctatttttgttcttttatatgttTGTTATGGCCACAACACCTCACGTTTCAGCGAAAATCCAACGCAGCGAAGCAAATGCTATGTTAAAATGGAAAGAAAGCTTTGACAACCAAAGCAAGGCTTTGCTCTCTTCATGGATTGGTAACAATCCTTGTAGTAGTTGGAAAGGAATCACATGTGATAATGAGTCAACATCCATCTACAAGATCAACCTCACCAATATTGGAGTAAGAGGTACACTTCAACTTCTCAATTTCTCATCACTGCCAAAAGTCAGAAACATAGTTTTAAAAAACAACTCCTTCTATGGAGGTGTTCCATCCCATATTGAGGTAATGTCCAATCTAAAAATTCTTGATTTGTCCAATAATAAATTCTCTGGCCGAATTCCACATTCAATAGGTAATTTAGTTAACTTAGATACTCTTTTCCTTTATGGAAATGAGTTTTCTGGACCAATTCCTTCTACTATTGGAAACTTGACAAAACTTGTTAAACTGTCACTTTTTGCAAACCAGTTGAGTGGTAAAATTCCTAAAGAAATGAATAATCTTACCAATTTGGAACTTTTGCAATTCAGCGATAATAAGTTCATTGGTCATTTACCTGACGACGTGTGTCTAGGTGGAAAGTTGTCACACTTCTGTGCTACTATTAACCAATTCACCGGTCGAGTTCCAAAGAGTTTGAGGAATTGTTCAACTCTTAAGCGAGTTAGACTTGAACAAAACCTGCTAACCGGAAATTTAGCAGATATGTTTGGTGTGTATCCGAACTTGGACTACATGGGTTTGAGTGGCAATAATTTTTATGGCCATATTTCACCAAACTGGGGAAAATGTAAGAACCTTACAAGCCTTAAAATCGCGAATAATAATTTAACAGGAAGCATACCACCCGAACTGGCGGAAGCAACCAATTTACATGTACTAGACTTGTCCTCGAATCAACTTATAGGAGAAATTCCAAAGGAGCTAGGAAACTTATCTTCATTGATCCAACTCTTAATAAGTAACAATCATCTTTCGGGACAAGTTCCTATACAAATTGCATCATTGCGGGAACTAGCTACCTTGGATCTTGCAACAAATAATTTAAGTGGCTTCATCCCAGAGCAACTTGGATGGTTACCTATGTTATTGAACTTGAATTTGAGCAACAATAAGTTTGAAGGAAACATTCCTCTTGAAAGTGGCCAATTACAAGTTATTGAAAATCTTGATCTTAGTGCAAATTTTTTAGACGGGACCATACCATCCATGCTTGGACaattaaaacacttagaaacatTAAATGTCTCACATAATAATCTTTCTGGTGAAATTCCCTTTATCTATGGTGATATGTTAGGATTGACAGTTGTTGATATATCATACAACCAATTGGAGGGTCCGATTCCAAGCATTCCAGCATTCCGAAAAGCTTCAATTGAAGCACTGAGAAATAACAAAGGCTTGTGTGGTAACGTCTCTGGCCTTAGGCCTTGCTCAACATCAAGTGGAAAGGTTCATGGTCATAAGCCTAACAAACTTTTGATGGTTGTCTTACCCCTCACTCTAGGAACTTTATTGTTAGTATTATTTGTTTATTGGCTCTCATATCGTCCCTTCCGAGCTTCAATCACAGAAGAGTACAGCGGTAGAGAAGTATTAGACACTAACAATCTATTTACAATATGGAGTTTTGATGGAAAAATGGTGTATGAGAATATTATTGAAGCCACCGGAGATTTTGATAACAAGTATCTCCTTGGAGTTGGAGGACATGGTAGTGTTTACAAAGCAGAGTTGCCTACAGGTCAAGTTGTAGCGGTGAAGAAACTCCATCAAATACAAAATGAAGAAATGACCAATCTGAAAACTTTTGCAAGTGAGATCAAAGCTTTAACAAAAATTCGTCATCGAAACATTGTGAAGCTATATGGATTTTGTTTACATGCTCAACACACATTTTTGGTCTACGAGTTCTTGGAGATGGGTAGTATGGACAAGATTTTGAAAGATGATGAACAAGCATCAATATTCGATTGGACTAAGAGGTTGAATGTAATCAAAGATGTCGCTAATGCATTGTGTTATATGCATCATAATTGCTCACCTTCAATTGTTCATCGCGATATATCCAGCAAGAATATTGTTTTGGATTTGAAATATGTAGCTCATGTCTCAGACTTTGGAACTGCTAAGTTTCTTAATCCTGATTCATCCAACTGGACTTATTTTGTTGGCACCTTTGGATATGCTGCTCcag AACTTGCATACACAATGGAAGTAAATGAAAGATGTGATGTGTATAGTTTTGGAGTATTAACCTTAgaaatactttttggaaagcatCCTGGAGATATTGTATCTACTTTATTGCAATCAAATGGTATAAGCTCAACAATTGATGTGATGTTGCTGATGGATAAGTTGGATCAACGTCTCCCTAGTCCTACAAATGATACTGAGAAAGAGGTGATATCAATTGTAAGGTTAGCAACTTTTTGCTTGAATAAAATTCCACGCACTCGCCCTACAATGGAGCAGGTTTGCAAAGAGTTTGTAATGTGA
- the LOC131600134 gene encoding nuclear transcription factor Y subunit B-1-like yields MAGVREQDQYMPIANVIRIMRRILPSHAKISDDAKETIQECVSEYISFITAEANERCQREQRKTVTAEDLLWAMGKLGFDDYVHPLTFYLQRYRESEGEPASVRRTSSLAMPPPLPMQQQQIPSLSSMPVLNNSSSNNSVYGFGYGFEFDQGFGGGDANPSSSAAAAFVPNFDYYPHLKRDNNM; encoded by the coding sequence ATGGCTGGAGTAAGAGAACAAGACCAATACATGCCAATAGCAAATGTGATAAGAATAATGAGAAGGATTCTTCCATCACACGCCAAAATCTCCGATGACGCGAAAGAGACGATTCAAGAGTGTGTATCTGAATACATCAGCTTCATAACAGCAGAAGCAAACGAGCGGTGTCAAAGAGAGCAGAGAAAAACTGTTACAGCAGAAGATTTGCTATGGGCAATGGGGAAGCTAGGGTTTGATGATTATGTTCATCCTTTAACATTTTACCTTCAACGCTACCGTGAAAGTGAAGGCGAACCTGCTTCTGTTAGACGCACTTCTTCTCTTGCTATGCCTCCTcctcttccaatgcagcagcagcAGATTCCGTCGTTATCATCAATGCCGGTTCTTAATAATAGTAGTAGTAATAATAGTGTTTATGGTTTTGGGTATGGTTTTGAATTTGATCAAGGGTTTGGTGGTGGTGATGCTAATCCTTCTTCTTCTGCTGCTGCTGCTTTTGTACCTAACTTTGATTATTATCCTCATCTCAAACGTGATAATAACATGTGA